One Azospirillum brasilense DNA window includes the following coding sequences:
- a CDS encoding RidA family protein produces the protein MSKRDAIFPAGRQALYEIHRYSAAIRSGDLIFISGQVGGREDGSPEPDFAKQVQLAFDNLREVLKAAGGTFDDIVDVTTFHTDPEAQFETVLSVKDRMFPEKPYPNWTAVGVTWLAGFDFEIKVIARVPQTV, from the coding sequence ATGTCCAAGCGCGACGCCATCTTTCCTGCCGGCCGGCAGGCGCTCTACGAAATCCATCGCTACTCCGCGGCCATCCGATCCGGCGATCTGATCTTCATCTCGGGGCAGGTCGGCGGACGCGAGGACGGTTCGCCCGAGCCTGACTTCGCGAAGCAGGTTCAACTGGCTTTCGACAACCTTCGCGAGGTTCTGAAAGCTGCCGGCGGCACGTTTGACGATATCGTGGACGTAACGACGTTCCACACCGATCCGGAGGCCCAGTTCGAGACCGTTCTGTCGGTCAAAGACCGGATGTTTCCGGAGAAGCCCTATCCCAACTGGACTGCCGTCGGCGTGACGTGGCTCGCCGGTTTCGACTTCGAGATCAAGGTGATCGCTCGGGTTCCACAAACCGTCTGA